One stretch of Halapricum desulfuricans DNA includes these proteins:
- a CDS encoding carbohydrate ABC transporter permease codes for MSQATTSDRDGIASLLPEFDYRRFGLYAVIMLFIAFFVSPIWTGLVTSLKPAEAATQPLLPPGPETFTLESWTRALDQLSRGFINSFAMAIPATLVNVLLASTAAYGLTLVDWRRQMPVVLLFVFGIFIPYQAILVPLDNFWTNIFPLAKGLAIGNVTIIPANDRWGTLAELAITHVAYGIPICFLLFRSYYKSISEELIEAAKVDGASVTRIYTRIVLPLSTPMIGVVLIYQFTQIWNEFLFSLTLIGSAADQAATITLILSGIGADLSGVNFPLRMAAAFLAALPTIVIYVLFAEQFAEGLSAG; via the coding sequence ATGAGTCAAGCAACCACATCGGATCGAGACGGCATCGCCAGCTTACTACCGGAGTTCGACTACCGTCGGTTCGGGTTGTACGCCGTGATCATGCTCTTTATAGCCTTCTTTGTCTCGCCCATCTGGACGGGACTGGTCACGTCGCTGAAACCCGCCGAAGCAGCGACACAGCCGCTCTTGCCGCCGGGTCCGGAGACGTTCACTCTCGAGAGCTGGACCAGGGCACTGGACCAGCTCTCCCGCGGGTTCATCAACAGCTTCGCGATGGCGATCCCGGCGACGCTGGTCAACGTCCTCCTCGCAAGCACGGCTGCCTACGGGCTGACGCTCGTCGACTGGCGACGGCAGATGCCCGTCGTACTGCTTTTCGTCTTCGGGATCTTCATCCCCTACCAGGCCATCCTGGTGCCGCTGGACAACTTCTGGACGAACATCTTCCCGCTTGCCAAAGGACTGGCAATCGGAAACGTCACTATCATTCCCGCAAACGACCGCTGGGGAACGCTGGCCGAACTGGCGATCACCCACGTTGCCTACGGTATCCCGATCTGCTTCCTGCTGTTCCGCAGCTACTACAAGTCCATTTCGGAGGAGCTCATCGAGGCTGCGAAAGTCGACGGAGCCAGCGTGACCCGGATCTACACCCGGATCGTGCTGCCGCTCTCGACGCCGATGATCGGCGTCGTGCTGATCTACCAGTTCACCCAGATCTGGAACGAGTTCCTGTTCTCCCTGACGCTGATCGGCAGCGCGGCCGATCAGGCAGCGACGATCACGCTGATCCTCTCGGGGATCGGCGCGGACCTCAGCGGCGTCAACTTCCCGCTGCGGATGGCTGCGGCCTTCCTGGCTGCGCTACCGACGATCGTTATCTACGTGCTCTTTGCCGAGCAGTTCGCCGAAGGGCTCTCGGCCGGATGA
- a CDS encoding carbohydrate ABC transporter permease has product MESQQDAVAGAGTDERVAEDRYARLRRFWKSDFVRSAPYWGIPLILMGVAVYGGIIWNVLISLTDYEGFLQRPDYGSLDLDMYSRALSDSAVHLTARNTFVLLVAFTSISLVLGLFLSILLDRDIRQKSKVQTIYLLPMALSFVVTAQFWLWMYNYNNGLVNTVIGLFGLGPYNWIGNPQLVLGSIIFALIWQFSGYTMVVFLAGLQSISDDQFEAARVDGASIFKTYWRVIIPQLKSASVSAAVVLMIFALKIFTFLYAMFGTYRPPKGTDVLATLMVREAFMLSNWAYAASIATILLGMSLLVIAPYLYYQYREGAL; this is encoded by the coding sequence ATGGAAAGTCAACAAGATGCGGTAGCTGGTGCCGGCACTGACGAGCGTGTAGCCGAAGACCGGTACGCTCGCCTGCGTCGCTTCTGGAAGAGTGACTTCGTTCGTTCTGCCCCGTACTGGGGTATTCCGCTGATCCTGATGGGTGTCGCCGTCTACGGCGGTATCATCTGGAACGTCTTGATCTCGCTGACGGACTACGAGGGCTTTCTCCAGCGTCCGGACTACGGAAGCCTCGACCTCGACATGTACAGTCGGGCGCTGTCGGATTCAGCGGTCCATCTGACCGCACGAAACACGTTCGTGCTCCTGGTCGCGTTCACGTCGATTTCGCTGGTACTCGGACTGTTTCTCTCGATCCTTCTGGATCGCGACATCCGCCAGAAGAGCAAAGTCCAGACGATCTATCTGCTGCCGATGGCGCTGTCGTTCGTCGTCACGGCCCAGTTCTGGCTGTGGATGTACAACTACAACAACGGGCTAGTCAACACAGTCATAGGCCTGTTCGGACTGGGGCCGTACAACTGGATCGGCAATCCGCAACTGGTCCTCGGTTCGATCATATTCGCGCTGATCTGGCAGTTCAGCGGCTACACGATGGTCGTCTTCCTGGCAGGCTTACAATCGATATCGGACGATCAGTTCGAGGCGGCCAGGGTCGACGGCGCCAGCATCTTCAAGACGTACTGGCGAGTGATCATCCCGCAGCTGAAGTCCGCGTCGGTCAGTGCCGCCGTCGTACTGATGATCTTCGCGCTGAAGATCTTCACGTTCCTCTATGCCATGTTCGGCACGTATCGGCCCCCGAAAGGGACCGACGTTCTCGCGACGCTGATGGTACGGGAGGCGTTCATGCTCTCGAACTGGGCGTATGCCGCGTCGATCGCGACGATCCTGCTCGGGATGTCGCTGCTGGTGATCGCACCGTACCTCTACTACCAGTACAGAGAGGGGGCACTATAA
- a CDS encoding ABC transporter substrate-binding protein, which translates to MGTSAGLVVAGLAGCSTADDGNGNGNGNGNGNGNGDRTPNDTPLEVLHAWTGGDGADAIDKLTSMFEEEYPDLQTDFRPIGGTGNVNLDSVVARRLANRDPPAAWQAWPGANLTQYGGLLRNISDVWEENGYTDTMNERAAELSRLNEEYRAMPLVSHRMNNLFYNVHVFEEAGVDPDSVDSPSALIDAFDTIQTETDADPMTHAMSSTWPTLQLVFQNFLGMEGGYDAYMDFIEGNGDEEHLTEALELTREMLQNYINDDASTISFTEGNSQMMQGNAGCIQQGNWAYGMYRAEDSGVEYQEDWDWMAYPGTEDMYMLHIDGFTFARDTETPVKQKMWAKFLGTKDAQVEFGNRKGAIPLRTDVDTSRLTPFLEMTADDFTSVDKFPQTIAHGLALPPEPMDAAMSAIGNNFMGPYDVEAAASDLLDAAAMQES; encoded by the coding sequence TTGGGAACGTCCGCCGGGCTCGTCGTGGCTGGACTCGCTGGCTGTAGCACCGCTGACGACGGAAACGGCAACGGAAACGGCAACGGCAACGGCAATGGAAACGGAGACAGGACGCCGAACGATACGCCACTCGAGGTCCTCCACGCCTGGACGGGCGGAGACGGAGCCGATGCCATCGACAAGTTGACGTCGATGTTCGAAGAGGAGTATCCCGATCTCCAGACGGACTTCCGTCCGATCGGTGGCACGGGGAACGTCAACCTCGACTCGGTGGTCGCCCGCCGACTCGCCAACCGGGATCCGCCCGCGGCCTGGCAGGCGTGGCCGGGTGCGAACCTGACACAGTACGGCGGCCTCCTGCGCAACATCTCTGACGTGTGGGAAGAGAACGGCTATACCGACACGATGAACGAGAGGGCCGCGGAACTCAGTCGGCTCAACGAGGAGTATCGGGCCATGCCGCTGGTCTCCCACCGGATGAACAACCTGTTCTACAACGTTCACGTCTTCGAAGAGGCGGGCGTCGATCCGGATTCGGTCGACAGCCCGAGCGCGCTGATCGACGCGTTCGACACGATCCAGACCGAGACCGACGCGGACCCGATGACACACGCGATGTCGTCGACGTGGCCGACGCTGCAGCTCGTCTTCCAGAACTTCCTCGGGATGGAGGGCGGCTACGACGCGTACATGGATTTCATCGAGGGCAACGGCGACGAGGAGCACCTGACCGAGGCGCTGGAGCTCACCCGGGAGATGCTGCAGAACTACATCAACGACGACGCCTCGACGATCAGCTTCACGGAGGGCAACAGTCAGATGATGCAGGGCAACGCAGGCTGTATCCAGCAGGGTAACTGGGCGTACGGCATGTACCGCGCCGAGGACAGCGGCGTCGAGTACCAGGAGGACTGGGACTGGATGGCCTATCCCGGCACGGAGGACATGTACATGCTCCACATCGACGGGTTCACGTTCGCACGCGACACCGAAACGCCGGTCAAACAGAAGATGTGGGCGAAGTTCCTCGGCACGAAGGACGCCCAGGTCGAGTTCGGTAACCGCAAGGGAGCGATCCCGCTTCGGACCGACGTCGACACGAGCCGGCTGACGCCGTTCCTCGAGATGACGGCCGACGACTTCACCAGCGTCGATAAGTTCCCGCAGACGATCGCGCACGGGCTCGCTCTGCCGCCCGAGCCGATGGACGCTGCCATGTCGGCTATCGGCAACAACTTCATGGGCCCGTACGACGTCGAAGCGGCCGCGTCGGACCTCCTCGACGCGGCGGCGATGCAGGAATCGTAG
- a CDS encoding ABC transporter ATP-binding protein, whose translation MASVTLDGVTKVFQDESGDIVAVDDLNLEIRDGEFLVLVGPSGCGKSTTLRMVAGLETPTEGTIHLGNRPITNLTPQERDIAMVFQSYALYPHMTVRGNMSFGLEESTDLSDAEIREQVEDAAELLDIDNLLDRQPGELSGGQQQRVALGRAIVREPEAFLLDEPLANLDAKLRAEMRTELQQLQENLGTTTIYVTHDQTEAMTMSDRIAVLNDGELQQVGTPLECYHRPNNQFVAGFIGEPSMNFLPVTLEEGTLVGEHFEYSLSEDVRADLDGHSELIFGIRPEDIDIVDSPTGAHEFPATVGVVEPQGDENTVHLAFEGQDRTESELTATISGMRSAEEGASVGIELPESAIHVFDAETGDALHNRSLQDIESDQPLRGAEPA comes from the coding sequence ATGGCAAGTGTCACGCTCGACGGAGTGACCAAGGTGTTTCAGGACGAGAGTGGTGATATCGTCGCGGTCGACGACCTGAATCTCGAGATCAGAGACGGCGAGTTCCTGGTACTCGTCGGCCCGTCCGGCTGTGGAAAGTCGACGACGCTCCGGATGGTCGCGGGGCTCGAAACGCCGACGGAGGGGACGATCCACCTGGGCAACCGACCGATCACGAATCTCACGCCACAGGAGCGCGACATCGCGATGGTGTTCCAGTCTTACGCGCTCTACCCACACATGACGGTGCGCGGGAACATGTCGTTCGGTCTCGAAGAGTCGACCGACCTCTCCGACGCCGAGATACGCGAACAAGTTGAAGATGCCGCCGAGTTGCTCGACATCGACAACCTGCTCGACCGGCAGCCGGGCGAGCTATCGGGCGGTCAGCAACAGCGCGTCGCGCTGGGGCGGGCGATCGTCCGCGAACCCGAGGCGTTCCTGCTCGACGAGCCCCTGGCCAATCTCGACGCCAAGCTTCGGGCGGAGATGCGGACTGAACTCCAGCAGCTTCAGGAGAACCTCGGGACGACGACGATCTACGTGACCCACGATCAGACCGAGGCGATGACGATGTCCGACCGAATTGCGGTCCTCAACGACGGGGAGCTCCAGCAGGTCGGGACGCCGCTGGAGTGCTATCACCGACCGAACAACCAGTTCGTCGCCGGCTTCATCGGCGAACCGTCGATGAACTTCCTCCCGGTCACGCTGGAAGAGGGAACGCTCGTCGGCGAGCACTTCGAATACTCGCTCAGCGAGGACGTGCGTGCCGATCTAGATGGTCATTCGGAGTTGATTTTCGGTATCAGACCGGAAGACATAGACATCGTCGACAGTCCGACCGGGGCACACGAGTTCCCGGCGACCGTCGGCGTCGTCGAACCGCAGGGGGACGAGAACACCGTCCACCTCGCGTTCGAGGGCCAGGACCGGACCGAATCGGAACTGACTGCGACGATCAGCGGCATGCGTTCGGCCGAGGAAGGCGCGTCCGTCGGTATCGAACTCCCCGAGAGCGCGATCCACGTGTTCGATGCCGAGACCGGCGACGCACTGCACAACCGCAGTCTCCAGGACATCGAAAGCGATCAACCGCTCCGCGGCGCTGAGCCGGCCTGA
- a CDS encoding methyl-accepting chemotaxis protein, which produces MVSQQVEQNVEEEYRNLASQQANTLETWIERNSISVTLASKNDALSNTEPGARFDIRSELATTDGNVYGVNAIYLLNVSDSGTRVVASPQLIADRQLNQTRRAWVGATPFDSIDVMDVHVTTVHRIGDMPVVAFVSPVTGHPDRYLVMEYSITDLAMSLDTDTEDRVTVVVNDEGIIQSTNDGDRIPGRDQYGNGTAMRPVRLASELEGTDQKAGVIPNMAPDETILNEEYTVGYAPAEVSNVNLNWTVLVHEPRSNVFGFMLAISRWGKIATLGGILLVGLFGTAIGYNTTRDINRLRQWAHRMREGDLETTKTTSRIDAIGELYDGFEDMRRSLQQQIREAERARKEAEVSRAEAKRMNEYLQQKAEEYSRTMRRGADGDLTQRLEPDGESDSMDRIATSFNEMLAELERATGQLKRFAVEVENTGELLQTSSDSVRVASGHVADSVQRIADDADEQKEQLQEISREIDDLAAAFETLAEHGDDDVREHGERLDEIAARISEIATLSEETLAESGIVAGAAEEQAAELTEISDRARDLTQYARPLRDALEEFDTNTDADLYADD; this is translated from the coding sequence GTGGTCTCACAGCAGGTCGAACAGAACGTCGAGGAGGAGTACCGGAATCTGGCGTCGCAACAGGCAAACACCTTAGAAACCTGGATCGAGCGCAACTCGATTTCGGTCACGCTCGCCTCGAAGAACGATGCGCTCAGCAATACCGAGCCGGGCGCTCGATTCGACATCCGGAGCGAGCTGGCGACGACAGACGGGAACGTGTACGGCGTGAACGCGATCTATCTGTTGAACGTGTCAGATTCGGGTACTCGGGTCGTCGCGAGCCCGCAGCTCATCGCCGACAGGCAGCTCAACCAGACGCGACGGGCCTGGGTCGGGGCGACGCCGTTCGACTCTATCGACGTGATGGACGTCCACGTCACGACCGTTCACCGGATCGGCGACATGCCCGTCGTCGCGTTCGTGAGTCCCGTGACCGGGCATCCGGACCGATATCTCGTGATGGAGTACTCCATCACAGATCTCGCGATGTCATTGGACACCGATACCGAAGACCGAGTCACGGTGGTCGTCAACGATGAGGGGATAATTCAGTCGACTAATGACGGCGACCGGATTCCCGGTCGCGATCAGTACGGGAACGGAACCGCGATGCGTCCCGTCCGTCTCGCATCCGAACTGGAAGGGACTGACCAGAAGGCCGGCGTGATCCCCAATATGGCGCCTGACGAGACGATCCTGAACGAGGAGTACACCGTGGGCTATGCCCCCGCTGAGGTCTCGAACGTGAATCTGAACTGGACCGTGCTCGTTCACGAACCGCGCTCGAACGTCTTCGGTTTTATGCTGGCTATTTCCCGCTGGGGGAAAATCGCGACGCTTGGCGGGATTTTGTTGGTCGGTCTGTTTGGAACGGCCATCGGATACAATACGACTCGCGATATCAACCGGCTCCGTCAGTGGGCACACAGGATGCGCGAGGGCGACCTCGAGACCACGAAGACGACAAGCCGGATCGATGCAATCGGCGAGTTGTACGACGGGTTCGAGGACATGCGTCGCTCGCTCCAACAGCAAATCAGAGAGGCCGAGCGCGCGCGCAAGGAAGCTGAGGTTTCCCGCGCCGAAGCGAAGCGGATGAACGAGTATCTCCAGCAGAAGGCCGAAGAGTACTCACGGACCATGCGTCGCGGCGCGGACGGCGACCTGACTCAGCGCCTGGAGCCCGACGGTGAGAGCGATTCGATGGATCGGATCGCGACCTCGTTCAACGAGATGCTTGCGGAACTAGAGCGCGCGACCGGTCAACTCAAGCGATTTGCGGTCGAAGTGGAGAACACTGGGGAACTCCTCCAGACGAGTTCGGATAGCGTCCGGGTCGCAAGCGGTCACGTCGCCGATTCCGTCCAGCGGATCGCCGACGACGCCGACGAGCAGAAAGAACAACTGCAGGAGATCTCTCGCGAGATCGACGACCTCGCTGCGGCCTTCGAGACGCTCGCTGAACACGGCGACGATGACGTCCGGGAACATGGCGAACGTCTGGACGAAATCGCAGCTCGTATCAGCGAAATCGCGACGCTCAGCGAGGAGACGCTCGCCGAATCCGGGATCGTCGCCGGTGCCGCCGAGGAGCAGGCCGCCGAACTCACAGAGATATCCGATCGCGCTCGTGACCTGACCCAGTACGCCCGCCCCCTCCGAGACGCCCTCGAAGAGTTCGATACGAATACTGACGCGGATCTGTATGCCGACGACTGA
- a CDS encoding IclR family transcriptional regulator has protein sequence MARSNGKQIKATRTSIAVLEAIAELDGAGISELARYLDRSKGGIYKHVHTLADLGYLVERDGTYRLSLGLWSLGATVPEQVVPDSVESVVDDLAASVGHVTTLVLYESKRAVATYVRRPTTAATQPFREGESLPLHATASGKAILAFLPDEERNAVLESELDTYTDATLTDPGVIESALETVRGQQLARDDGEYRADVECLAAPILDNSGYPRGAVGVSYSGQESGNDELDADASLLVSASKSIENALTT, from the coding sequence ATGGCCCGGTCAAACGGTAAGCAGATCAAGGCAACCCGGACGAGTATTGCAGTTCTCGAAGCGATCGCCGAACTGGACGGGGCCGGCATCAGCGAACTAGCACGGTACCTCGATCGTTCGAAAGGCGGGATCTACAAGCACGTGCATACGCTTGCGGACCTCGGTTACCTGGTCGAACGCGACGGAACGTACCGACTCAGTCTCGGTCTGTGGTCGCTCGGTGCGACCGTGCCGGAGCAAGTAGTGCCGGACAGCGTCGAATCGGTCGTCGACGACCTGGCCGCGTCGGTCGGCCACGTTACAACGCTCGTCCTGTACGAGAGCAAGCGGGCGGTCGCCACGTACGTGCGACGCCCCACGACCGCGGCGACACAACCGTTCCGGGAAGGCGAGTCACTGCCTCTCCACGCGACGGCTAGCGGGAAGGCGATTCTCGCGTTCCTGCCGGACGAGGAGCGAAACGCTGTCCTCGAAAGTGAACTCGACACGTATACCGATGCGACACTCACGGACCCGGGCGTGATCGAAAGCGCGCTCGAAACCGTTCGAGGGCAACAGCTCGCTCGCGACGACGGAGAGTACCGGGCAGACGTCGAGTGTCTCGCAGCACCGATTCTCGATAATTCGGGGTATCCACGGGGCGCTGTGGGAGTCAGCTACAGTGGTCAGGAATCGGGAAACGACGAGCTCGATGCCGACGCCAGCCTGCTCGTCAGCGCATCGAAGTCGATCGAGAACGCGCTGACCACGTAG